One Candidatus Omnitrophota bacterium DNA window includes the following coding sequences:
- a CDS encoding glutamate synthase subunit beta: protein MGKITGFMDYQREIPRDKPVEERIRHFKEFHAHFPAEKLREQGARCMDCGVPTCHWGCPLGNIIPDWNDLVYRNRWQEAIQRLHKTNNFPEFTGRVCPAPCEESCVLNIQQSPVTIKEIERSIIDRAFQEGWIAPLPPKIETGKKVAVVGGGPAGMAAAQQLRRAGHAVTLFEKADRAGGLLRYGIPDFKMEKHLIDRRLRQMETEGVVVKTGVYVGVDLPASVLRRDFDAILLTGGAMAARDLPVPGRELKGIYLALEFLEQQNRRVAGDVIPPEREITAKGKRVVILGGGDTGSDCLGTSIRQGAVSIKQYEILPKPPAERTELMPWPYWPFILRTSSSHEEGGERDWQVSTKRFSGEKGVVKKLHAVKVEFGDPGPDGRRPLNEIPGSEFEVEADLVLLAMGFTGPVKTGLLDDLGVQLHARGAVAVDENYMTNVPGVFAAGDMSRGASLVVWAIAEGRQAARGVDRYLMGSTELE, encoded by the coding sequence ATGGGTAAAATTACCGGCTTCATGGATTATCAACGCGAGATCCCCCGCGACAAGCCGGTGGAGGAGCGAATTCGGCATTTCAAAGAATTTCACGCCCATTTTCCCGCCGAAAAATTGCGGGAACAGGGCGCGCGCTGCATGGATTGCGGCGTGCCCACGTGCCATTGGGGTTGTCCGCTGGGAAACATCATTCCCGATTGGAACGACCTGGTGTATCGCAACCGCTGGCAAGAGGCGATCCAACGCTTGCATAAAACCAACAATTTCCCCGAATTCACCGGAAGAGTATGTCCCGCGCCTTGCGAGGAATCCTGCGTGCTAAATATTCAACAGTCGCCGGTTACGATCAAGGAGATTGAACGGAGCATCATCGATCGCGCCTTTCAAGAAGGCTGGATCGCTCCCCTTCCGCCCAAGATCGAAACGGGAAAAAAAGTAGCCGTCGTGGGCGGCGGCCCGGCGGGCATGGCGGCGGCTCAACAATTGCGGCGCGCGGGCCATGCGGTAACGCTCTTCGAAAAAGCCGACCGCGCCGGCGGTTTGCTGCGGTACGGCATTCCCGATTTCAAAATGGAGAAGCATCTCATCGATCGCCGCTTGCGCCAGATGGAGACGGAAGGCGTTGTTGTCAAAACCGGCGTTTACGTGGGCGTTGACTTGCCCGCCAGCGTCTTGAGAAGGGATTTCGACGCCATCCTATTGACGGGTGGAGCGATGGCGGCCCGCGATTTGCCTGTCCCAGGCCGCGAATTGAAGGGGATTTATCTCGCTTTGGAATTTCTCGAACAGCAGAACCGCCGGGTGGCGGGCGACGTCATCCCCCCGGAACGGGAGATTACGGCCAAAGGGAAGCGAGTAGTTATCCTGGGCGGCGGCGATACCGGCTCCGATTGCCTGGGTACGTCCATCCGCCAAGGCGCCGTTTCCATCAAGCAGTATGAAATTCTACCTAAGCCTCCCGCCGAACGGACGGAGTTGATGCCTTGGCCTTATTGGCCTTTTATTCTCCGCACCTCTTCATCGCACGAAGAAGGCGGCGAGCGGGATTGGCAAGTGAGCACCAAGCGTTTTTCGGGCGAGAAAGGCGTTGTGAAAAAATTGCACGCCGTAAAAGTGGAATTTGGAGATCCCGGCCCGGACGGTCGCCGTCCTTTGAACGAAATCCCCGGTTCGGAATTCGAAGTGGAAGCCGATCTCGTGTTGTTGGCGATGGGCTTCACCGGCCCCGTAAAAACCGGCCTATTGGACGATCTCGGAGTTCAACTCCATGCGCGCGGCGCCGTCGCCGTAGACGAAAACTACATGACTAACGTACCCGGCGTATTCGCCGCCGGAGATATGAGCCGGGGCGCATCCTTAGTGGTTTGGGCCATCGCGGAAGGGAGGCAAGCCGCTAGAGGCGTCGATCGATATTTGATGGGAAGCACGGAATTGGAATAG
- the gltB gene encoding glutamate synthase large subunit, translating to MIKEHLPQPQGLYDPAYEHDSCGVGFVANIQGVPSHDIILKGIEVLINLTHRGACGCDPETGDGAGILFQMPDEFFRGEAESLSFDLPPCGDYGVGMVFLSKEENKRAWIQQLLEKTVRDEGQKVLGWRDVPCDSSRLGWLARSVEPVIRQIFIQRGAGFKDSAHFERKLYVIRKIAEKAARAHKEEAGYFYIPSLSHRTIVYKGLMMPDQIAGYYADLSYPSMKSTMALIHQRYSTNTFPTWDLAHPFRCLAHNGEINTLRGNVNWMHARESMFASQLFGDDIKKIFPVTTPNASDSAIFDNAFELLSLSGRSLPHAMMMLIPEAWSGHESMSREKKDFYEYHSCLIEPWDGPASIAFTDGIRIGAVLDRNGLRPSRYWVTNDDFVVMASEAGVLDIPPENVKIKGRLQPGRMFLIDMEQGRIINDEEIKRDLASRRPYGQWLKENRIRLEDMPAPKKLSGPARETQDRLRRQQVFGYTDEDLKVLIGPMAELGKEPVGSMGNDTPLACLSDKPQLLYNYFKQLFAQVTNPPIDPIREELVMSLDSTLGSEQNLFDETPVHCRQLRLSHPILANDEMEKIRNLTGKIKSIVFSTLYRVNEGESGLRDALEKLCANASQAIEDGYSILVLSDRGVDEEWAPIPALLANAAVHHHLIREGARTRAGIVIESGEPREVMHFALLVGYGAGAINPYLAFETIEQLAEENRLEDGLGVEEAIHNYIKAIDKGLLKIFSKMGISTLQSYRGAQIFEAVGIGRDVIDRYFTGTASRLGGIGLDIIARESKMRHDYAFPKTMERRPDLAIGGYYQWRRNGERHMVNPDAVAKIQHAVRIGSFETYQDFARLINDDNMKRNTIRGLLDFRWSAEPIPLEEVEPAREIAKRFATGAMSFGSISKETHETIAIAMNRLGGKSNTGEGGEDPERYIPLPNGDSKNSAIKQVASGRFGVTIEYLANAKQLQIKMAQGAKPGEGGQLPGHKVNEIIARVRHSTPGVTLISPPPHHDIYSIEDLAQLIHDLKNSNPSAQISVKLVSEVGVGTVAAGVSKGKSDHVLISGDVGGTGASPLSSIKHAGLPWELGLSETQQVLVKNDLRGRIAVQTDGQLKTGRDVAIAACLGADEFGFSTIVLVTVGCIMMRKCHLNTCPVGVATQDENLRKKFMGKPEHIINYFLFVAEELRRIMARLGVRKMDDLVGRMDLLKVRDDIDHWKAKTLALGAILAKPEAPEPVAIRWNAAQDHGLEKALDNQLIEMAKDAIERRKPVEIDLPIRNIHRTVGTTLSYEITKRYGMAGLPDNTIRIRFTGSAGQSFGAFLANGVSMTVEGDANDYTCKGMSGGRVVIYPPKQARFTPEENILVGNVVLYGATGGECYFRGVAGERFCVRNSGARAVVEGVGDHGCEYMTGGRAVILGKTGRNFAAGMSGGIAYVFDQDGSFESRLNSAMVDLEPMDDPESVDELRGLIENHYRYTRSAVARRILDRWELTLSKFVKVMPKEYKRYLLEMAEKSRQEELQLQEVSHG from the coding sequence ATGATAAAGGAACACCTTCCGCAACCACAAGGACTATACGATCCTGCATACGAACACGACAGCTGCGGCGTGGGATTCGTCGCCAATATTCAAGGCGTCCCTTCGCACGACATCATCCTGAAAGGCATAGAGGTCCTGATCAATCTCACGCATCGCGGCGCCTGCGGCTGCGATCCGGAAACGGGAGATGGTGCGGGCATCCTTTTTCAAATGCCGGACGAGTTTTTCCGCGGGGAAGCGGAATCGCTTTCCTTCGATCTGCCGCCTTGCGGCGATTACGGCGTAGGCATGGTTTTTCTATCCAAGGAGGAGAACAAGCGCGCCTGGATCCAACAGTTATTGGAAAAAACCGTTCGCGACGAAGGACAGAAAGTATTGGGATGGCGGGACGTTCCCTGCGACAGCTCGCGTCTGGGATGGCTGGCCCGCAGCGTGGAGCCGGTCATTCGCCAGATTTTTATCCAACGCGGCGCCGGATTCAAAGACTCCGCCCATTTCGAACGCAAGCTTTACGTTATCCGCAAAATCGCCGAAAAAGCGGCGCGCGCCCATAAGGAAGAAGCGGGGTATTTTTATATTCCCAGCCTATCCCATCGCACGATCGTTTATAAGGGATTGATGATGCCGGATCAGATCGCGGGATATTACGCCGATTTGAGTTATCCTTCCATGAAAAGCACGATGGCGCTTATCCATCAACGCTATAGCACGAATACGTTTCCGACGTGGGATTTGGCGCATCCTTTCCGCTGCCTCGCCCATAACGGGGAGATTAATACGCTGCGGGGAAACGTCAATTGGATGCATGCGCGGGAATCGATGTTCGCATCGCAACTTTTCGGCGACGACATCAAGAAAATATTCCCCGTAACGACGCCCAACGCCAGCGATTCCGCCATTTTCGACAATGCCTTCGAATTGCTTTCGCTTTCCGGGCGCTCGCTGCCGCACGCCATGATGATGTTGATTCCGGAAGCGTGGTCCGGCCATGAGAGCATGAGCCGGGAAAAGAAAGATTTCTACGAGTACCATTCCTGCCTGATAGAGCCTTGGGACGGCCCCGCCTCTATTGCTTTTACGGACGGAATCCGCATTGGCGCGGTTTTGGACCGCAACGGCCTGCGTCCCTCCCGTTATTGGGTGACGAACGACGATTTCGTCGTTATGGCTTCCGAAGCGGGCGTTTTGGATATTCCGCCTGAAAACGTCAAAATCAAGGGACGGCTGCAACCAGGCCGCATGTTCCTGATCGATATGGAGCAAGGGCGGATCATTAACGACGAAGAGATTAAGCGCGATCTGGCGTCGCGCCGCCCTTACGGCCAATGGCTGAAGGAAAACCGGATTCGCTTGGAAGATATGCCGGCGCCCAAAAAACTCTCCGGTCCGGCGAGGGAAACGCAAGACCGGCTGCGCCGCCAGCAAGTTTTCGGGTATACCGACGAGGATTTGAAGGTTCTAATCGGTCCGATGGCGGAGCTTGGCAAGGAGCCGGTGGGATCGATGGGGAACGATACGCCCCTGGCTTGTCTTTCCGACAAGCCCCAGTTGCTCTATAACTATTTCAAGCAACTCTTCGCCCAAGTGACCAATCCTCCCATCGATCCGATCCGCGAAGAATTGGTCATGTCGTTGGATTCTACGCTGGGATCGGAGCAAAACCTTTTCGACGAAACGCCCGTCCATTGCCGCCAGTTGCGATTGAGCCATCCGATTCTCGCCAATGACGAAATGGAAAAAATTCGCAATTTGACTGGCAAAATCAAAAGCATCGTCTTTTCGACGCTATACCGAGTCAATGAAGGAGAGTCCGGTTTGCGCGACGCTTTGGAAAAATTATGCGCCAATGCTTCGCAAGCCATCGAAGACGGCTATAGCATCCTCGTTCTTAGCGACCGGGGCGTGGATGAGGAATGGGCGCCGATTCCCGCGCTGCTCGCCAACGCCGCCGTTCATCATCACCTGATTCGCGAAGGGGCGCGGACGCGGGCGGGCATCGTCATCGAATCGGGCGAGCCGAGAGAGGTGATGCATTTCGCGCTGCTCGTGGGATACGGCGCGGGAGCGATCAATCCCTACCTGGCGTTCGAAACCATCGAACAATTGGCGGAGGAAAACCGGCTGGAAGATGGACTCGGCGTCGAGGAAGCCATTCACAATTACATCAAAGCTATCGATAAGGGGCTTTTGAAAATATTTTCCAAAATGGGCATCTCCACGCTGCAAAGTTATCGCGGCGCGCAGATTTTCGAAGCGGTGGGCATTGGGCGGGACGTCATCGACCGTTATTTTACGGGAACCGCTTCCCGCCTCGGCGGCATCGGACTCGACATCATTGCGCGGGAATCGAAGATGCGCCACGATTACGCCTTTCCTAAAACCATGGAACGGCGTCCCGATCTCGCCATCGGCGGCTACTATCAATGGCGGCGCAATGGAGAGCGCCACATGGTCAATCCCGATGCCGTGGCGAAAATCCAACACGCCGTCCGGATCGGAAGTTTCGAAACCTACCAGGATTTCGCGCGGCTGATTAACGACGACAACATGAAGCGCAACACCATTCGGGGACTGCTCGATTTTCGGTGGAGCGCCGAACCGATTCCTTTGGAGGAAGTGGAACCGGCGCGCGAAATCGCCAAGCGGTTCGCCACCGGCGCGATGTCTTTCGGTTCGATCAGCAAGGAGACGCATGAAACCATCGCCATCGCCATGAATCGCCTAGGCGGCAAGAGCAACACCGGAGAAGGCGGAGAGGATCCCGAACGGTATATTCCCCTGCCTAACGGCGACAGCAAAAACAGCGCCATCAAGCAGGTGGCGTCGGGCCGTTTTGGAGTGACGATCGAATATCTCGCCAACGCCAAGCAGCTGCAAATCAAAATGGCCCAGGGCGCCAAGCCCGGCGAAGGCGGCCAGCTGCCCGGACACAAGGTGAACGAGATCATCGCGCGGGTGCGTCATTCCACGCCTGGCGTCACGTTGATTTCGCCGCCGCCGCATCACGACATTTACTCCATCGAAGACTTGGCGCAGTTGATCCACGATTTGAAAAACTCTAATCCCTCCGCTCAGATATCCGTAAAATTGGTTTCGGAAGTGGGCGTGGGAACGGTCGCGGCGGGCGTATCGAAAGGGAAATCCGATCACGTTCTCATCAGCGGCGACGTCGGCGGCACGGGCGCTTCGCCCCTTTCGTCCATCAAACACGCCGGTCTTCCGTGGGAACTGGGATTGTCCGAAACCCAACAAGTGCTGGTCAAGAACGACTTGCGGGGACGCATCGCCGTGCAAACCGACGGGCAGTTGAAGACGGGAAGGGACGTCGCCATTGCGGCCTGCCTGGGCGCGGACGAATTCGGCTTTTCCACGATCGTCTTGGTAACCGTCGGCTGCATCATGATGCGGAAATGCCACTTGAACACCTGCCCCGTCGGCGTGGCTACCCAGGATGAAAACCTGCGGAAAAAGTTCATGGGAAAACCGGAGCATATCATCAATTATTTCCTGTTCGTGGCGGAAGAACTGCGCCGCATCATGGCCCGGCTCGGCGTGCGCAAAATGGACGATCTCGTGGGACGCATGGACTTGTTGAAAGTGCGTGACGACATCGATCATTGGAAGGCCAAGACGCTCGCTTTGGGGGCGATTCTCGCCAAGCCGGAAGCGCCGGAGCCTGTCGCCATCCGCTGGAACGCGGCGCAGGATCACGGATTGGAGAAAGCTCTTGACAACCAATTGATCGAAATGGCCAAGGACGCCATCGAACGCCGGAAGCCGGTAGAGATCGATCTTCCCATCCGGAACATCCATCGAACGGTGGGAACGACGCTTAGCTACGAAATCACCAAACGGTATGGAATGGCGGGGCTGCCGGATAATACGATTCGCATTCGTTTCACCGGTTCCGCCGGACAGAGTTTCGGCGCCTTTCTGGCGAACGGCGTATCGATGACGGTGGAAGGCGACGCCAACGACTACACCTGCAAGGGCATGTCCGGCGGACGCGTCGTCATTTATCCGCCGAAGCAGGCGCGCTTCACGCCGGAAGAGAATATTCTCGTCGGCAATGTGGTTCTCTACGGCGCGACGGGCGGCGAGTGTTATTTCCGGGGCGTCGCCGGAGAACGCTTCTGCGTGCGCAACAGCGGCGCGAGAGCCGTGGTGGAAGGCGTGGGCGATCATGGATGCGAATACATGACCGGCGGCCGCGCCGTCATCCTGGGCAAGACGGGGCGTAATTTCGCCGCCGGGATGAGCGGCGGCATCGCCTATGTTTTCGATCAAGACGGCTCGTTCGAATCGCGGCTCAATTCGGCGATGGTAGACCTGGAACCGATGGACGACCCGGAAAGCGTGGATGAACTGCGGGGATTGATCGAAAACCACTATCGTTATACCCGTAGCGCCGTCGCCCGGCGGATACTCGATCGGTGGGAATTGACGCTTTCCAAATTCGTCAAGGTCATGCCGAAGGAATATAAGCGTTATCTGTTGGAAATGGCGGAGAAGAGCCGTCAAGAAGAGTTGCAGTTGCAAGAGGTGAGCCATGGGTAA